From Salmo salar chromosome ssa04, Ssal_v3.1, whole genome shotgun sequence, one genomic window encodes:
- the slc8a2a gene encoding sodium/calcium exchanger 2a isoform X1, translating to MGPHPVYPSLPSFLLLLSILLLLPHTATSSFHSKPQVVERESVSGTPSSPSGNTTGGKRTCTDKVMCRPGIVLPVWLPLSPPLAEQTGRAIVYFACLMYMFLGVSIIADRFMASIEVITSQEKEVTITKPNGETSVTTVRIWNETVSNLTLMALGSSAPEILLSVIEVCGHNFDAGELGPGTIVGSAAFNMFVIIGVCVWVIPNGESRKIKHLRVFFITAFWSIFAYIWLYLILAVISPGVVEVWEALVTLLYFPVCVILAWIADRRLLFYKYMHKRYRADKRHGIVVETEGDLAPKGIDVIMDAKFSDSNSTAGNSSSVCTVSVQTGKELDQNRDEVVRILKDLKQKHPDKDLEQLIEMANYSALVQQRKSRAFYRIQATRMMIGAGNVLKKHAAEHTRRKATATEGGALEKDDRATCTHLSFERAQYQCTENCGTLSLAVICEGGMGQHTFYVDYHTENGSANAGADYEFSEGTLVFKPGESRKEIKVGILDDDVFEEDEHFFVRLQNLRLDEGGNEVSLGTPPKGRMVEPLVAMVTILDDDHAGIFTFGERVLRVSESSGTMVVTVVRNSGSRGTVMLPYRTEDGSARAGVDYEETKGELEFSNEQTSQTLQVRIVNVEEYEKQENFFIVLDEPKWLKRGISALLLNQGNPTPEEEDARRISEMGKPILGEHSRLEVIIEESYEFKSTVDKLLKDTNLAVVIGTHSWREQFIEAVTVSSGGDEEEGVERRMPNCFDYFMHIVTVFWKILFACVPPTEYWNGWACFVVSIIVIGLLTTVIGDLASHFGCTVGLKDSVTAVVFVALGTSIPDTFASKVAATQDQYADASVGNVTGSNAVNVFLGIGVAWSIAAIYWETKGQAFHVDPGSLAFSVTLFTIFAFINMGVLMLRRRPSVGGELGGPKVTKVLTTLFFFGLWFIYILFSSLEAYCHVKGF from the exons ATGGGACCCCACCCTGTGTATCCCTCACTCCCATCctttctactcctcctctccatcctcctcctcctgccccaCACGGCCACCTCTTCCTTCCACTCCAAGCCTCAGGTGGTGGAGCGGGAATCTGTATCAGGCACCCCATCTTCCCCATCTGGTAACACCACAGGGGGCAAGCGGACGTGCACGGACAAGGTGATGTGTAGACCTGGCATTGTGCTGCCTGTGTGGCTACCACTCAGCCCTCCACTGGCGGAGCAGACAGGGAGGGCGATAGTCTACTTTGCCTGCCTCATGTACATGTTCCTGGGTGTGTCCATCATCGCCGACCGCTTCATGGCCTCCATCGAGGTCATCACCTCCCAG GAGAAAGAGGTGACTATCACCAAACCCAACGGGGAGACGTCAGTGACCACTGTGCGGATCTGGAACGAGACTGTGTCTAACCTCACGCTCATGGCCCTGGGCTCCTCTGCACCAGAGATCCTTCTCTCTGTCATCGAG GTGTGTGGTCACAACTTTGACGCGGGTGAGCTTGGACCGGGCACCATCGTGGGCAGCGCTGCCTTCAACATGTTTGTGATcatcggagtgtgtgtgtgggtcatccCCAACGGGGAGTCGCGAAAGATCAAACATCTGCGAGTGTTCTTCATCACAGCCTTCTGGAGCATCTTCGCTTACATCTGGCTCTACCTCATCCTGGCTGTTATCTCCCCGGGAGTAGTGGAG GTGTGGGAGGCTCTGGTCACTCTGCTCTACTTCCCAGTGTGTGTGATCTTGGCTTGGATCGCCGACCGCCGCCTGCTCTTCTACAAGTACATGCACAAGCGTTACCGTGCCGACAAGCGGCATGGCATCGTTGTGGAAACGGAAGGTGACCTGGCGCCCAAGGGGATTGATGTAATCATGGACGCTAAGTTCTCGGATAGCAATTCCACGGCTGGAAACTCCTCCAGTGTCTGCACAGTCTCTGTTCAGACAGGCAAGGagctggaccagaacagagatgAG GTGGTACGCATCCTGAAGGACCTGAAGCAGAAGCACCCGGACAAAGACCTGGAGCAGCTTATCGAGATGGCCAACTACTCAGCTCTGGTGCAGCAGAGGAAGAGCCGCGCCTTTTACCGCATCCAAGCCACACGCATGATGATCGGTGCCGGCAACGTGCTCAAGAAGCATGCCGCCGAGCACACGCGACGCAAAGCCACCGCTACGGAGGGCGGAGCCCTGGAGAAAGACGACAGGGCCACGTGCACCCACCTGTCCTTTGAGCGTGCCCAGTACCAGTGCACGGAGAACTGTGGTACCCTAAGCCTAGCAGTGATCTGTGAGGGTGGCATGGGGCAGCACACCTTCTATGTGGACTACCACACGGAGAATGGCTCGGCAAACGCCGGGGCGGACTATGAGTTTAGCGAGGGGACGCTGGTGTTCAAACCAGGGGAGAGTCGGAAGGAGATTAAG GTGGGCATCTTGGACGACGACGTCTTCGAGGAAGACGAGCACTTCTTTGTGCGGCTGCAGAATCTCCGTCTGGATGAGGGCGGCAACGAGGTTTCACTGGGAACGCCGCCCAAGGGCCGGATGGTGGAGCCATTAGTTGCCATGGTTACCATCCTGGACGACGACCACGCTGGCATCTTCACGTTCGGCGAGCGCGTGCTGCGAGTGAGCGAGAGCTCGGGTACGATGGTGGTGACGGTGGTGCGGAACTCTGGCTCGCGGGGCACCGTGATGTTGCCCTACCGCACTGAGGACGGCAGCGCCCGTGCCGGCGTGGACTACGAGGAGACCAAGGGCGAGCTTGAGTTCTCCAACGAACAGACCAG TCAGACTCTACAGGTACGCATTGTAAATGTGGAGGAATATGAGAAGCAGGAAAACTTCTTCATTGTGCTGGATGAGCCCAAATGGCTAAAGCGAGGAATCTCAG CTCTGCTGCTCAACCAGG GGAACCCTACTCCAGAAGAGGAGGACGCCAGACGTATCTCAGAGATGGGGAAGCCCATTCTAGGGGAGCACAGCAGGCTAGAGGTCATCATAGAGGAGTCCTACGagtttaag AGCACCGTGGACAAACTCTTGAAGGACACCAATCTGGCTGTGGTGATTGGAACTCATTCCTGGAGAGAACAGTTCATTGAGGCGGTCACAGTCAGTTCAGGAG GTGACGAGGAAGAGGGAGTGGAGCGGCGAATGCCCAACTGCTTCGACTACTTCATGCACATTGTGACAGTTTTCTGGAAGATTCTGTTTGCCTGCGTGCCACCTACCGAGTACTGGAATGGCTGGGCCTGCTTTGTGGTGTCCATCATTGTCATTGGCTTACTAACCACCGTCATCGGGGACCTGGCCTCCCACTTTGGCTGCACCGTAGGCCTCAAAGACAGTGTCACTGCTGTGGTGTTTGTGGCTCTGGGCACCTCCATccctg ACACCTTTGCCAGTAAAGTCGCTGCCACCCAGGACCAGTATGCTGACGCGTCGGTGGGCAACGTGACGGGTAGCAATGCGGTCAACGTTTTCTTGGGCATCGGGGTGGCGTGGTCCATCGCTGCCATCTACTGGGAGACCAAAGGTCAAGCTTTCCACGTGGACCCCGGCTCACTGGCCTTCTCGGTCACGCTCTTCACCATCTTCGCCTTCATCAACATGGGGGTGCTGATGCTCCGCCGCCGGCCGTCTGTAGGGGGTGAGCTGGGGGGGCCCAAGGTCACCAAGGTGCTCACCACCCTATTCTTCTTTGGCCTCTGGTTCATCTACATCCTCTTTTCCAGCCTGGAGGCCTACTGCCATGTAAAGGGCTTCTGA
- the slc8a2a gene encoding sodium/calcium exchanger 2a isoform X2: MGPHPVYPSLPSFLLLLSILLLLPHTATSSFHSKPQVVERESVSGTPSSPSGNTTGGKRTCTDKVMCRPGIVLPVWLPLSPPLAEQTGRAIVYFACLMYMFLGVSIIADRFMASIEVITSQEKEVTITKPNGETSVTTVRIWNETVSNLTLMALGSSAPEILLSVIEVCGHNFDAGELGPGTIVGSAAFNMFVIIGVCVWVIPNGESRKIKHLRVFFITAFWSIFAYIWLYLILAVISPGVVEVWEALVTLLYFPVCVILAWIADRRLLFYKYMHKRYRADKRHGIVVETEGDLAPKGIDVIMDAKFSDSNSTAGNSSSVCTVSVQTGKELDQNRDEVVRILKDLKQKHPDKDLEQLIEMANYSALVQQRKSRAFYRIQATRMMIGAGNVLKKHAAEHTRRKATATEGGALEKDDRATCTHLSFERAQYQCTENCGTLSLAVICEGGMGQHTFYVDYHTENGSANAGADYEFSEGTLVFKPGESRKEIKVGILDDDVFEEDEHFFVRLQNLRLDEGGNEVSLGTPPKGRMVEPLVAMVTILDDDHAGIFTFGERVLRVSESSGTMVVTVVRNSGSRGTVMLPYRTEDGSARAGVDYEETKGELEFSNEQTSQTLQVRIVNVEEYEKQENFFIVLDEPKWLKRGISGNPTPEEEDARRISEMGKPILGEHSRLEVIIEESYEFKSTVDKLLKDTNLAVVIGTHSWREQFIEAVTVSSGGDEEEGVERRMPNCFDYFMHIVTVFWKILFACVPPTEYWNGWACFVVSIIVIGLLTTVIGDLASHFGCTVGLKDSVTAVVFVALGTSIPDTFASKVAATQDQYADASVGNVTGSNAVNVFLGIGVAWSIAAIYWETKGQAFHVDPGSLAFSVTLFTIFAFINMGVLMLRRRPSVGGELGGPKVTKVLTTLFFFGLWFIYILFSSLEAYCHVKGF; the protein is encoded by the exons ATGGGACCCCACCCTGTGTATCCCTCACTCCCATCctttctactcctcctctccatcctcctcctcctgccccaCACGGCCACCTCTTCCTTCCACTCCAAGCCTCAGGTGGTGGAGCGGGAATCTGTATCAGGCACCCCATCTTCCCCATCTGGTAACACCACAGGGGGCAAGCGGACGTGCACGGACAAGGTGATGTGTAGACCTGGCATTGTGCTGCCTGTGTGGCTACCACTCAGCCCTCCACTGGCGGAGCAGACAGGGAGGGCGATAGTCTACTTTGCCTGCCTCATGTACATGTTCCTGGGTGTGTCCATCATCGCCGACCGCTTCATGGCCTCCATCGAGGTCATCACCTCCCAG GAGAAAGAGGTGACTATCACCAAACCCAACGGGGAGACGTCAGTGACCACTGTGCGGATCTGGAACGAGACTGTGTCTAACCTCACGCTCATGGCCCTGGGCTCCTCTGCACCAGAGATCCTTCTCTCTGTCATCGAG GTGTGTGGTCACAACTTTGACGCGGGTGAGCTTGGACCGGGCACCATCGTGGGCAGCGCTGCCTTCAACATGTTTGTGATcatcggagtgtgtgtgtgggtcatccCCAACGGGGAGTCGCGAAAGATCAAACATCTGCGAGTGTTCTTCATCACAGCCTTCTGGAGCATCTTCGCTTACATCTGGCTCTACCTCATCCTGGCTGTTATCTCCCCGGGAGTAGTGGAG GTGTGGGAGGCTCTGGTCACTCTGCTCTACTTCCCAGTGTGTGTGATCTTGGCTTGGATCGCCGACCGCCGCCTGCTCTTCTACAAGTACATGCACAAGCGTTACCGTGCCGACAAGCGGCATGGCATCGTTGTGGAAACGGAAGGTGACCTGGCGCCCAAGGGGATTGATGTAATCATGGACGCTAAGTTCTCGGATAGCAATTCCACGGCTGGAAACTCCTCCAGTGTCTGCACAGTCTCTGTTCAGACAGGCAAGGagctggaccagaacagagatgAG GTGGTACGCATCCTGAAGGACCTGAAGCAGAAGCACCCGGACAAAGACCTGGAGCAGCTTATCGAGATGGCCAACTACTCAGCTCTGGTGCAGCAGAGGAAGAGCCGCGCCTTTTACCGCATCCAAGCCACACGCATGATGATCGGTGCCGGCAACGTGCTCAAGAAGCATGCCGCCGAGCACACGCGACGCAAAGCCACCGCTACGGAGGGCGGAGCCCTGGAGAAAGACGACAGGGCCACGTGCACCCACCTGTCCTTTGAGCGTGCCCAGTACCAGTGCACGGAGAACTGTGGTACCCTAAGCCTAGCAGTGATCTGTGAGGGTGGCATGGGGCAGCACACCTTCTATGTGGACTACCACACGGAGAATGGCTCGGCAAACGCCGGGGCGGACTATGAGTTTAGCGAGGGGACGCTGGTGTTCAAACCAGGGGAGAGTCGGAAGGAGATTAAG GTGGGCATCTTGGACGACGACGTCTTCGAGGAAGACGAGCACTTCTTTGTGCGGCTGCAGAATCTCCGTCTGGATGAGGGCGGCAACGAGGTTTCACTGGGAACGCCGCCCAAGGGCCGGATGGTGGAGCCATTAGTTGCCATGGTTACCATCCTGGACGACGACCACGCTGGCATCTTCACGTTCGGCGAGCGCGTGCTGCGAGTGAGCGAGAGCTCGGGTACGATGGTGGTGACGGTGGTGCGGAACTCTGGCTCGCGGGGCACCGTGATGTTGCCCTACCGCACTGAGGACGGCAGCGCCCGTGCCGGCGTGGACTACGAGGAGACCAAGGGCGAGCTTGAGTTCTCCAACGAACAGACCAG TCAGACTCTACAGGTACGCATTGTAAATGTGGAGGAATATGAGAAGCAGGAAAACTTCTTCATTGTGCTGGATGAGCCCAAATGGCTAAAGCGAGGAATCTCAG GGAACCCTACTCCAGAAGAGGAGGACGCCAGACGTATCTCAGAGATGGGGAAGCCCATTCTAGGGGAGCACAGCAGGCTAGAGGTCATCATAGAGGAGTCCTACGagtttaag AGCACCGTGGACAAACTCTTGAAGGACACCAATCTGGCTGTGGTGATTGGAACTCATTCCTGGAGAGAACAGTTCATTGAGGCGGTCACAGTCAGTTCAGGAG GTGACGAGGAAGAGGGAGTGGAGCGGCGAATGCCCAACTGCTTCGACTACTTCATGCACATTGTGACAGTTTTCTGGAAGATTCTGTTTGCCTGCGTGCCACCTACCGAGTACTGGAATGGCTGGGCCTGCTTTGTGGTGTCCATCATTGTCATTGGCTTACTAACCACCGTCATCGGGGACCTGGCCTCCCACTTTGGCTGCACCGTAGGCCTCAAAGACAGTGTCACTGCTGTGGTGTTTGTGGCTCTGGGCACCTCCATccctg ACACCTTTGCCAGTAAAGTCGCTGCCACCCAGGACCAGTATGCTGACGCGTCGGTGGGCAACGTGACGGGTAGCAATGCGGTCAACGTTTTCTTGGGCATCGGGGTGGCGTGGTCCATCGCTGCCATCTACTGGGAGACCAAAGGTCAAGCTTTCCACGTGGACCCCGGCTCACTGGCCTTCTCGGTCACGCTCTTCACCATCTTCGCCTTCATCAACATGGGGGTGCTGATGCTCCGCCGCCGGCCGTCTGTAGGGGGTGAGCTGGGGGGGCCCAAGGTCACCAAGGTGCTCACCACCCTATTCTTCTTTGGCCTCTGGTTCATCTACATCCTCTTTTCCAGCCTGGAGGCCTACTGCCATGTAAAGGGCTTCTGA